Proteins from one Corvus cornix cornix isolate S_Up_H32 chromosome 19, ASM73873v5, whole genome shotgun sequence genomic window:
- the PAFAH1B1 gene encoding platelet-activating factor acetylhydrolase IB subunit beta, protein MVLSQRQRDELNRAIADYLRSNGYEEAYSVFKKEAELDVNEELDKKYAGLLEKKWTSVIRLQKKVMELESKLNEAKEEFTSGGPLGQKRDPKEWIPRPPEKYALSGHRSPVTRVIFHPVFSVMVSASEDATIKVWDYETGDFERTLKGHTDSVQDISFDHTGKLLASCSADMTIKLWDFQGFECIRTMHGHDHNVSSVAIMPNGDHIVSASRDKTIKMWEVQTGYCVKTFTGHREWVRMVRPNQDGTLIASCSNDQTVRVWVVATKECKAELREHEHVVECISWAPESSYSTISEATGSETKKSGKPGPFLLSGSRDKTIKMWDISTGMCLMTLVGHDNWVRGVLFHSGGKFILSCADDKTLRVWDFKNKRCMKTLNAHEHFVTSLDFHKTAPYVVTGSVDQTVKVWECR, encoded by the exons ATGGTGCTGTCACAAAGGCAACGAGATGAACT AAATCGAGCGATAGCAGATTACCTCCGTTCCAATGGCTATGAGGAGGCATATTCggtttttaaaaaggaagctGAATTAGATGTG AATGAAGAGTTAGATAAGAAGTATGCTggacttctggaaaaaaaatggacatCTGTTATAAGATTACAAAAGAAG GTAATGGAATTAGAATCGAAGCTGAATGAAGCTAAGGAAGAATTTACATCAGGTGGACCTCTTGGTCAGAAACGAGACCCTAAGGAGTGGATTCCTCGTCCTCCAGAGAAGTATGCGTTGAGTGGGCACAGGAGTCCTGTCACTCGAGTCATTTTCCATCCAGTTTTCAGTGTTATGGTCTCTGCTTCAGAGGATGCCACAATAAAG GTGTGGGATTATGAGACAGGAGACTTTGAGCGAACCCTGAAGGGGCACACAGACTCTGTGCAAGATATTTCCTTTGACCACACTGGCAAACTCTTGGCCTCCTGTTCTGCTGATATGACCATTAAGCTATGGGATTTCCAGGGCTTTGAGTGCATCAGAACTATGCATG gTCATGATCATAACGTTTCTTCGGTAGCCATCATGCCCAACGGAGATCATATAGTTTCTGCCTCAAGGGATAAAACTATCAAAATGTGGGAAGTCCAGACAGG TTACTGCGTGAAGACTTTCACGGGGCACAGAGAATGGGTGCGCATGGTGCGGCCCAACCAGGACGGCACCTTGATTGCCAGCTGTTCCAACGACCAGACGGTGCGCGTGTGGGTGGTAGCGACAAAGGAATGCAAAGCCGAGCTCCGAGAGCATGAGCATGTGGTAGAGTGCATTTCCTGGGCTCCCGAGAGCTCCTACTCCACCATATCAGAAGCGACAGGATCAGAG ACTAAGAAGAGTGGCAAGCCTGGGCCTTTTCTGCTGTCTGGATCCAGAGACAAGACCATTAAGATGTGGGACATTAGCACTGGCATGTGCCTTATGACACTT GTGGGCCATGATAACTGGGTACGTGGCGTCCTGTTCCATTCTGGGGGAAAGTTTATTTTGAGCTGTGCTGATGACAAGACTCTCCGTGTCTGGGACTTCAAGAACAAGCGATGCATGAAAACCCTCAACGCGCACGAACACTTTGTTACCTCTTTGG ATTTCCACAAGACAGCCCCGTACGTGGTGACTGGGAGTGTAGATCAAACAGTAAAAGTGTGGGAGTGCCGCTGA